The genomic DNA GTCAGCTTCATGAGCTGGTTCACCAGCGGGCTGCCTCCCTTGAGGAGGAATTCCCAGCGGTGGCCGAAGGGCTCGGGCGCCGAGGCGATGGCGAAGATGCCCTCGCCCAGTTCCGGCAGGGACAGGCGCACATACTGCCCTGGGGTCCGGTGTTGGCCCACCAGGGGTGTACCGTCTATCTCCAGGACGAGCTCGATGAGGTCTTCCGCGGCGGGGACCACAGCCGCCACGGTGGTGGGGTGCCAGTCGTTCATGTGCTGGAGGATTTAACCTGAGACCCCTGTCGCCGTCGCCCTTGATAACCTCGGGGCCGTGAAGACCGTGCTCTGGTTGGTGTTGTTCCTCATCGGGCTGGCGGGCATCGTGCTGCCGGCCGCCTACTTCCATGCCTCCAGCAAGCTGCCCCAGCTCGAGACGGAGTTCGACCTGGAGAAGCAGCTGCGCCACACCATCGAGGGGGAGCGGATGAGTCTGCGCGCGGGCACCTTCGACCGCTCGCGCTCCATCCGCTTCGCCCGGCCGGACTTCTCACGCCTGCCGAAGGACCTGGTGGCCTTGTACATCTCCCAGCTCGGGTGCCCCACCTACTTCCAGACGCCCCGGGAAGATGGTCCCCGGTGGGCCTGGCGCCTGATGTCCCGCGTCTGGTTCGGCTCCGAGCCCGGAGGGGATGGCCGGTGTGAGCGGTGGCTCGCCACGCAGCTCGCGGGGATGTTGGGCATCGAGGGGCAATTGCCGCTGGCGGTGGCCTCCCACCGGCTGCACGGCTTCCTCCAGAAGGATCAGCTCATCGCCTACAACATGGCCACCCTCTACTTCGAGCGGGGCATCGTCGGCGTGGAGGACGCGGCGTTCAAGATCTTCGGGCGCGAGCTGGACACGCTCCAGTTGCCGGAGCTCGCCGAGCTGGCGCTCACCCTGCCGCCCTACGAGTTCTACGATGATGCCCTCGAGTGCCGGAACGAGGCGCGCATCCGCGAGAATCGCGACGTGGTGCTGACGGAGCTGGCTTCCTACAAGCTCGTGACGGACGAGCGGGCGCGCAACGCCATGGCCCAGCCCATCAGCTGCCACAAGGACTGAGCCGGGAGGGGCCCCCCTGAGAGGGTGGGCCCCCGGGTCACTTCAAGGGCGGCAGGAAGAACTTCTCCCAGTCGTCCAGCTCCTTGCTCACCTGGCGCAGTTCCTCGGCCGTCGTCGCCGTGTCGGCCTTGCCGCGGATCTTCTCCAGGGTGGAGCGCGTGGCGGGGCTGAGCTTCTGGCCGGCCTCCATGCGCGCGAGGATGGTGCGGTCCAACCGGCGGATGCGGCCCTGGAGCATGAACTGCGTGGGCCCCTGGGGACGGTTCTTCGGCGCCGGCGGGTGCGCGCTGGGCGTCTCATCCGGTGTGCCCGGATCGGGCCGCGGGGGAACGAGCGCCA from Melittangium boletus DSM 14713 includes the following:
- a CDS encoding transglycosylase domain-containing protein codes for the protein MKTVLWLVLFLIGLAGIVLPAAYFHASSKLPQLETEFDLEKQLRHTIEGERMSLRAGTFDRSRSIRFARPDFSRLPKDLVALYISQLGCPTYFQTPREDGPRWAWRLMSRVWFGSEPGGDGRCERWLATQLAGMLGIEGQLPLAVASHRLHGFLQKDQLIAYNMATLYFERGIVGVEDAAFKIFGRELDTLQLPELAELALTLPPYEFYDDALECRNEARIRENRDVVLTELASYKLVTDERARNAMAQPISCHKD